Proteins co-encoded in one Malus domestica chromosome 09, GDT2T_hap1 genomic window:
- the LOC103407131 gene encoding uncharacterized protein isoform X1 — MGWIGESVDSIKSLQIRQVLTQAVSLGMIVTSALIIWKALMCVTGSESPVVVVLSGSMEPGFKRGDILFLHMSKEPIRAGEIVVFNIDGREIPIVHRVIKVHERKDTGEVDVLTKGDNNFGDDRLLYAQGQLWLQRHHIMGRAVGFLPYVGWVTIIMTEKPIIKYILIGALGLLVITSKD, encoded by the exons ATGGGTTGGATCGGTGAGAGCGTGGACTCCATCAAATCCCTTCAGATCCGGCAGGTCCTCACCCAGGCCGTCAGTCTCG GTATGATTGTTACATCTGCGCTTATAATATGGAAGGCTTTAATGTGTGTCACCGGCAGTGAGTCTCCTGTAGTTGTTGTTTTGTCTGGAAGTATGGAACCTGGTTTCAAGAGG GGGGACATTTTATTCCTGCACATGAGTAAAGAACCCATTCGTGCAGGAGAAATTGTTGTTTTTAATATTGAT GGCCGTGAAATTCCAATTGTCCATCGTGTCATTAAG GTTCATGAACGAAAAGATACAGGAGAAGTTGATGTCCTAACAAAAG GAGATAACAATTTTGGGGATGACAGGCTTCTGTATGCTCAGGGTCAGCTGTGGCTACAACGGCATCATATCATGGGCAGAGCTGTAGG GTTTTTACCTTATGTTGGTTGGGTGACAATTATCATGACTGAAAAACCTATTATTAAG tATATTCTAATTGGCGCGTTGGGGTTGCTTGTTATAACATCAAAGGACTAA
- the LOC103407131 gene encoding uncharacterized protein isoform X2 gives MGWIGESVDSIKSLQIRQVLTQAVSLGMIVTSALIIWKALMCVTGSESPVVVVLSGSMEPGFKRGREIPIVHRVIKVHERKDTGEVDVLTKGDNNFGDDRLLYAQGQLWLQRHHIMGRAVGFLPYVGWVTIIMTEKPIIKYILIGALGLLVITSKD, from the exons ATGGGTTGGATCGGTGAGAGCGTGGACTCCATCAAATCCCTTCAGATCCGGCAGGTCCTCACCCAGGCCGTCAGTCTCG GTATGATTGTTACATCTGCGCTTATAATATGGAAGGCTTTAATGTGTGTCACCGGCAGTGAGTCTCCTGTAGTTGTTGTTTTGTCTGGAAGTATGGAACCTGGTTTCAAGAGG GGCCGTGAAATTCCAATTGTCCATCGTGTCATTAAG GTTCATGAACGAAAAGATACAGGAGAAGTTGATGTCCTAACAAAAG GAGATAACAATTTTGGGGATGACAGGCTTCTGTATGCTCAGGGTCAGCTGTGGCTACAACGGCATCATATCATGGGCAGAGCTGTAGG GTTTTTACCTTATGTTGGTTGGGTGACAATTATCATGACTGAAAAACCTATTATTAAG tATATTCTAATTGGCGCGTTGGGGTTGCTTGTTATAACATCAAAGGACTAA